One part of the Bradyrhizobium sp. CB1650 genome encodes these proteins:
- the soxB gene encoding thiosulfohydrolase SoxB encodes MAIRRRDFLRAAGAAAVTAGLPRLARGAETASIYDLERFGNARILHITDTHAQLNPVYFREPSVNIGIGEMAGRPPHLVGRAFLDHFGIRSDSADAYAFTCFEFEKSAPRFGKLGGFAHLKTLVDRLRGDVGEKHSVLVDGGDLWQGTGLANIMQGRDMVEVANLLGIEAMTGHWEFTYGEQVLRDNLERFKGEFLAQNVFLTEEAAFNDAIAFDKATGRVFKPSMIRELGGRRVAIIGQAFPYVPIAHPKRFTPDWTFGIREEELQKHVDGLRSHDKVDAVILLSHNGMDVDLKLASRVTGIDVILGGHTHDAVPQPVAVKNASGTTLVTNAGSNGKFVAVLDLALEKGKVGDVRYHLLPVYSELLKPDPAMAELIGRVRAPHVTDWSEKIATPDRLLYRRGNFSGPVDQVICTALRTELDAEIALSPGFRWGVTALSGQPLTMEDILAETAISYPETYVQEMTGAQIKDALEDICDNLFNADPYYQQGGDMVRVGGLTYTCTPTVAVGSRISELQLDGGKALAASKRYKVAGWASINARQGAPVWDVVGKYLRSGRMPEPYHSGVTLQGVEDNPGIAGQG; translated from the coding sequence ATGGCCATCCGCCGCCGCGATTTCCTGAGAGCCGCAGGCGCTGCCGCCGTAACAGCCGGTCTGCCGCGGCTTGCGCGCGGCGCCGAGACGGCCAGCATCTACGACCTCGAGCGTTTCGGCAATGCGCGGATCCTGCACATCACCGACACGCATGCGCAGCTCAATCCAGTCTATTTCCGCGAGCCCAGCGTCAATATCGGCATCGGCGAGATGGCGGGACGGCCGCCGCATCTGGTAGGCCGCGCGTTCCTGGACCATTTCGGCATCCGCTCCGACAGCGCCGATGCCTATGCCTTCACCTGCTTCGAGTTCGAGAAGTCCGCGCCACGCTTCGGCAAGCTCGGCGGCTTTGCCCACCTGAAGACGCTGGTCGACCGCTTGCGCGGCGATGTCGGCGAGAAGCACTCGGTGCTCGTCGACGGCGGCGACCTTTGGCAGGGCACGGGCCTCGCCAACATCATGCAGGGCCGCGACATGGTGGAGGTTGCCAATTTGCTCGGCATCGAGGCGATGACCGGGCATTGGGAATTCACCTATGGCGAACAGGTGCTGCGCGACAATCTCGAGCGCTTCAAGGGCGAGTTTCTGGCGCAGAACGTGTTCCTGACCGAGGAGGCCGCGTTCAACGACGCCATCGCCTTCGACAAGGCCACCGGCCGCGTTTTCAAGCCCTCGATGATCCGGGAGCTCGGCGGCCGTCGCGTCGCGATCATCGGCCAGGCCTTCCCCTATGTGCCGATCGCGCATCCCAAGCGGTTCACACCGGACTGGACCTTCGGCATCCGTGAGGAGGAATTGCAGAAGCATGTCGACGGCCTGCGCAGCCACGACAAGGTCGATGCCGTCATCCTGCTGTCGCACAACGGCATGGATGTCGATCTCAAGCTCGCGAGCCGCGTCACCGGCATCGACGTCATCCTCGGCGGCCATACCCATGACGCCGTGCCGCAGCCGGTCGCGGTGAAGAATGCGAGCGGCACGACACTCGTCACCAATGCCGGGTCCAACGGAAAGTTCGTGGCGGTGCTCGATCTCGCGCTCGAGAAGGGCAAGGTCGGCGATGTCAGATACCATCTGCTGCCGGTCTATTCCGAGCTGTTGAAGCCCGATCCGGCGATGGCCGAATTGATCGGCCGGGTGCGCGCGCCCCATGTCACGGACTGGTCGGAGAAGATCGCAACGCCCGACCGCCTGCTCTATCGCCGCGGCAATTTCTCCGGCCCCGTCGATCAGGTGATCTGCACGGCACTGCGCACCGAGCTCGATGCCGAGATCGCGCTGTCGCCGGGCTTCCGCTGGGGTGTCACCGCGCTGTCCGGTCAGCCGCTGACGATGGAGGACATTCTCGCGGAGACCGCGATCTCCTATCCGGAGACTTATGTGCAGGAGATGACGGGCGCGCAGATCAAGGACGCGCTCGAGGACATCTGCGACAACCTCTTCAACGCCGATCCCTACTATCAGCAGGGCGGCGACATGGTGCGCGTCGGCGGCCTCACCTACACCTGCACGCCAACGGTCGCGGTCGGCAGCCGCATCTCGGAGCTGCAGCTCGATGGCGGCAAGGCGCTCGCCGCAAGCAAGCGTTACAAGGTCGCGGGCTGGGCCTCGATCAACGCCCGGCAGGGCGCGCCGGTGTGGGACGTCGTCGGCAAATATCTGCGATCGGGCCGGATGCCCGAGCCCTACCATTCCGGCGTCACGCTGCAGGGCGTTGAAGACAATCCGGGCATTGCAGGACAGGGATGA
- a CDS encoding MBL fold metallo-hydrolase: MIFRQLFDSVSGTYSYVLASRPGGEALILDPVLEKVDRYCQLLRELDLKLVKAVDTHLHADHVTGLGELRDRTHCMTIMGDQSKADVVAMRVSDGDKVTIEGLSLDVMYTPGHTDDSYSYLMGDRVFTGDTLLIRGTGRTDFQNGSSRAQYESIFNRLLKLPEETLVFPAHDYKGDTVSTIGEEKRYNPRLQVRSVDEYIELMANLKLPNPKMMDVAIPANMHVGLHQEELEKEGRVLSAVEAIRSLGRPDILLVDLRESNERAKYGMLEGALHTPYATVEESLKPGGMLREVASATGRRVVFFCAFGERSAMAVAAAKEAGLANTAHIAGGIDAWKKAGGPVMPA, translated from the coding sequence ATGATCTTTCGCCAGCTCTTCGACAGCGTTTCGGGCACCTACAGCTATGTCCTTGCAAGTCGCCCCGGCGGCGAGGCGCTGATCCTCGATCCCGTGCTGGAGAAGGTCGATCGCTACTGCCAGTTGCTGCGCGAGCTTGACCTCAAGCTGGTCAAGGCCGTCGACACGCATCTTCATGCCGACCACGTGACCGGCCTCGGCGAGTTGCGCGACCGCACTCATTGCATGACCATCATGGGCGACCAGAGCAAGGCCGACGTGGTGGCGATGCGCGTCTCCGACGGCGACAAGGTGACGATCGAGGGCCTGTCGCTGGACGTGATGTACACGCCCGGCCACACCGACGATTCCTACTCCTATCTGATGGGCGACCGCGTCTTCACCGGCGACACGCTGCTGATCCGCGGCACCGGCCGCACCGATTTCCAGAACGGCTCTTCGCGCGCACAATACGAGTCGATCTTCAATCGGCTGCTCAAGCTGCCGGAGGAAACGCTGGTGTTCCCGGCACATGACTACAAGGGCGATACCGTCTCCACCATCGGCGAGGAGAAGCGCTATAACCCGCGCCTCCAGGTGCGCTCGGTCGACGAATATATCGAGCTGATGGCCAATCTGAAGCTGCCCAATCCGAAGATGATGGACGTAGCTATCCCTGCCAACATGCATGTCGGGCTGCATCAGGAGGAGCTGGAGAAGGAAGGCCGCGTGCTCAGCGCGGTCGAGGCGATCCGCTCGCTCGGCCGGCCCGATATCCTGCTGGTCGACCTGCGCGAGAGCAACGAGCGCGCCAAGTACGGCATGCTCGAAGGCGCGCTGCACACGCCCTATGCCACCGTCGAGGAGAGCCTGAAGCCCGGCGGCATGCTGCGCGAGGTCGCGTCCGCCACCGGCCGTCGCGTCGTGTTCTTCTGTGCCTTCGGCGAGCGCTCGGCTATGGCCGTGGCCGCGGCCAAGGAGGCCGGGCTTGCCAACACCGCCCATATCGCCGGCGGCATCGACGCCTGGAAAAAGGCCGGCGGCCCGGTGATGCCGGCCTGA
- a CDS encoding MFS transporter: protein MVDVLAAPQQGKADSALRTLTGISIAHWVSHYHLLVLPMLFPFLKDRLGVGYIELGFALTVFAVVSGLTQAPTGYLVDHFGARKILLAGLVLGGFALILLGLHLSYVSLITCAVLLGLANSVYHPADYAILAEHTDEARMGRAFSIHTFAGYLGGAVAPAIVAALVTVSGGVGALIASGAIGVAVALLLVAMNIPDAGAHKKKPGSAKAPKQAVITPALIMLTMLFMLLSLSVAGINNFGVVALMSGYGASYSTANVALTAFLGASAVGVLAGGFLADHTERHGQVAAACFAANAAIVLLIALVTLPGWALTATMTAAGFLSGVIAPSRDMLVRNAAPPGAAGRAFGIVSTGFNLGGIVSPLLFGWIMDQSAPHWVFGASVIFMVATVVLSPFTERKPQAAAN, encoded by the coding sequence ATGGTCGACGTTCTCGCCGCACCGCAGCAAGGCAAGGCGGACAGCGCGCTGCGCACGCTGACCGGAATCTCGATCGCGCATTGGGTCAGCCATTACCATCTGCTGGTCCTGCCCATGCTGTTCCCGTTCCTGAAGGATAGGCTCGGTGTCGGCTATATCGAGCTCGGCTTCGCGCTGACCGTGTTCGCGGTGGTGTCCGGCCTGACGCAGGCGCCGACCGGCTATCTCGTCGACCATTTTGGCGCGCGAAAAATCCTGCTGGCGGGACTGGTGCTGGGCGGCTTCGCGCTGATCCTGCTCGGCTTGCATCTCAGCTACGTCTCGCTGATTACCTGCGCCGTGCTGCTGGGGCTCGCCAACAGCGTCTATCACCCGGCCGATTACGCGATCCTCGCCGAGCACACGGATGAGGCGCGGATGGGCCGCGCCTTCTCGATTCACACCTTCGCCGGCTATCTCGGCGGCGCGGTCGCGCCGGCGATCGTCGCGGCCCTCGTCACGGTGTCCGGCGGCGTCGGCGCGCTGATCGCATCGGGCGCGATCGGCGTGGCGGTGGCTCTGCTCCTGGTTGCCATGAACATTCCCGACGCCGGCGCGCACAAGAAGAAGCCGGGCAGCGCGAAGGCACCGAAGCAGGCCGTCATCACGCCGGCGCTGATCATGCTGACGATGCTCTTCATGCTGCTCAGCCTGTCGGTCGCCGGCATCAACAATTTCGGCGTGGTGGCGCTGATGAGCGGCTATGGCGCATCCTACTCCACGGCCAACGTCGCGCTGACGGCGTTCCTCGGCGCCAGCGCCGTCGGTGTGCTCGCAGGCGGATTCCTCGCCGATCACACCGAGCGTCACGGCCAGGTCGCCGCAGCCTGCTTTGCCGCCAACGCAGCGATCGTGCTGCTGATCGCGCTGGTCACGCTGCCGGGCTGGGCACTGACCGCCACGATGACGGCCGCGGGCTTCCTTTCCGGCGTAATCGCACCCTCGCGCGACATGCTGGTGCGCAATGCCGCGCCTCCTGGCGCCGCCGGCCGCGCCTTCGGCATCGTCTCCACCGGCTTCAATCTCGGCGGCATCGTCAGCCCGCTGCTGTTCGGCTGGATCATGGACCAGAGCGCGCCGCACTGGGTGTTCGGCGCCTCCGTGATCTTCATGGTGGCGACGGTGGTGCTGTCGCCGTTCACCGAGCGAAAGCCGCAAGCTGCTGCGAATTGA
- a CDS encoding amidohydrolase family protein produces the protein MTNPDLVIRGGTIADGRGGGLFEADIAISGGKISEVGKVASKGREELDARGKLVTPGFVDVHTHYDGQVTWSHDITPSSQNGVTTAIMGNCGVGFAPCKREDHTRLIQLMEGVEDIPEPVLSAGIPWAWESFPDYMNWLSKRDFDIDVGAQLPHAALRVYVMGERGARRDPSTAEDNAAMAKLAGEAVRAGALGFSTSRTLNHRTSTGDFTPTLKAGEDELTAIAGAMHREGRSVLQFVLDLSTIHEDLPMMLRVAGTTKCPISFSITQNDKSPRRWRQTLDEINAAAQRGLSITAQIAARPVGLLLGLELSRNPFQTHPSYRRIAHLPLRERLARLHQPDVRKSILSETATATDDPLFFRPNYDKMFLLGDPPDYEQPLENALGPQARKQGRQPEELAYDAMLSDEGRGMLYVPFLNYADGNLDATREMLIDPQSVPGLSDGGAHCGIICDASFPTYLLTHWTRDRKRGEKLSIPFVVAAQSRKTALSVGLTDRGLIAPGYKADVNVIDYDRLYLHPPKVHYDLPVGGRRLLQDVDGYEATIVSGMVTRRQGEATGRRPGKLIRGAQGMVQ, from the coding sequence ATGACCAATCCTGATCTCGTGATCCGCGGCGGCACGATCGCGGACGGTCGCGGCGGTGGGCTGTTCGAGGCCGATATCGCCATCAGTGGCGGCAAGATCAGCGAGGTCGGGAAGGTTGCTTCAAAGGGACGAGAAGAGCTCGACGCGCGCGGCAAACTGGTGACGCCGGGCTTCGTCGACGTCCACACCCACTATGACGGCCAAGTCACCTGGAGCCACGACATCACGCCGTCGTCGCAGAACGGCGTCACCACCGCGATCATGGGCAATTGCGGCGTCGGCTTTGCGCCGTGCAAGCGTGAGGACCACACCCGCCTGATCCAGCTCATGGAGGGCGTCGAGGACATTCCCGAGCCCGTGCTGAGCGCCGGCATCCCCTGGGCTTGGGAGAGTTTTCCCGACTACATGAACTGGTTGTCGAAGCGCGACTTCGACATCGACGTCGGCGCGCAACTGCCGCATGCAGCGCTGCGCGTCTATGTCATGGGCGAGCGCGGCGCGCGCCGTGATCCCTCGACGGCCGAAGACAATGCGGCGATGGCAAAGCTCGCGGGCGAGGCGGTGCGCGCCGGCGCGCTCGGCTTCTCGACCTCGCGCACGCTCAATCATCGCACCTCGACCGGTGATTTCACGCCGACCCTAAAGGCGGGCGAGGACGAACTCACCGCGATCGCCGGTGCCATGCACCGCGAAGGCCGCAGCGTGCTGCAATTCGTGCTCGATCTCTCCACAATTCACGAAGACCTGCCGATGATGCTGCGGGTCGCCGGCACCACGAAATGCCCGATCTCGTTCTCGATCACGCAGAACGACAAGTCGCCGCGGCGCTGGCGCCAGACGCTGGACGAGATCAATGCGGCGGCACAGCGCGGCCTCTCCATCACCGCGCAGATCGCGGCGCGGCCCGTCGGCTTGCTGCTCGGGCTCGAACTGTCGCGCAATCCGTTCCAGACTCATCCAAGCTACAGGAGAATCGCGCACCTGCCGCTAAGGGAGCGGCTGGCGCGGCTGCATCAGCCGGACGTACGCAAGTCGATCCTCTCGGAGACGGCGACCGCGACCGACGATCCGCTGTTCTTCCGGCCCAATTACGACAAGATGTTTCTGCTCGGCGATCCCCCGGACTACGAGCAGCCGCTGGAGAATGCGCTGGGCCCGCAGGCGCGCAAGCAAGGCCGCCAGCCGGAGGAGCTCGCCTATGACGCGATGCTCTCGGATGAGGGCCGCGGCATGCTCTACGTACCGTTCCTCAACTACGCCGACGGCAATCTCGACGCGACGCGCGAGATGCTGATCGATCCGCAATCGGTGCCCGGCCTCTCCGACGGCGGAGCGCATTGCGGCATCATCTGCGACGCGAGCTTTCCGACCTATCTGCTGACGCACTGGACGCGCGACCGCAAGCGTGGCGAGAAGCTGTCGATCCCCTTCGTGGTCGCGGCGCAGTCGCGCAAGACCGCGCTTTCGGTCGGGCTGACCGATCGCGGGCTGATTGCTCCAGGATACAAGGCCGACGTCAACGTGATCGACTATGACCGGCTGTATCTGCATCCGCCGAAGGTGCATTACGACCTGCCGGTCGGCGGCCGCCGTCTGCTCCAGGATGTCGACGGCTACGAGGCCACCATCGTCTCCGGCATGGTGACACGACGGCAGGGTGAAGCGACGGGACGCCGACCGGGCAAGCTGATTCGCGGCGCGCAGGGGATGGTGCAGTAG